A genomic window from Vicinamibacterales bacterium includes:
- a CDS encoding HEAT repeat domain-containing protein, with translation MRQPRADPPATAGATAVSHDLTPRAGQRQARARTPDDEACAADPAGDGGRGQAVRRLARDDPWTPETRRTLIGLLRRDPAPAVRFEAAVALGWRDHVEVERALAEAADSDFHEAHRAAGVSITVADAAVAALAHLRSLRAVRVRVLAARARPAFDRDVPALS, from the coding sequence ATGAGGCAGCCCAGGGCGGACCCACCGGCCACGGCCGGCGCGACGGCGGTGTCGCACGACCTCACCCCGCGTGCGGGCCAGCGCCAGGCCCGCGCGCGGACTCCGGACGACGAGGCCTGCGCGGCCGACCCGGCGGGCGACGGCGGCCGCGGCCAGGCCGTGCGTCGACTGGCCCGCGACGACCCGTGGACGCCCGAGACGCGCCGGACGCTCATCGGCCTGCTGCGCCGCGACCCGGCGCCCGCCGTCCGCTTCGAGGCCGCCGTCGCGCTCGGCTGGCGCGATCACGTCGAGGTCGAGCGGGCGCTGGCCGAAGCGGCCGACTCCGACTTCCACGAGGCGCACCGCGCCGCGGGCGTGTCGATCACGGTGGCCGACGCCGCGGTGGCGGCGCTCGCGCACCTGCGCAGCCTCCGGGCGGTTCGCGTGCGCGTGCTGGCGGCCCGCGCGCGGCCGGCGTTCGACCGGGACGTGCCCGCGCTCAGCTGA